The following are encoded in a window of Camelus ferus isolate YT-003-E chromosome 20, BCGSAC_Cfer_1.0, whole genome shotgun sequence genomic DNA:
- the KCNK5 gene encoding potassium channel subfamily K member 5 isoform X2, with product MGAWGRRGCAEWKIVSDAAGQGVAITGNQTFNNWNWPNAMIFAATVITTIGYGNVAPKTPAGRLFCVFYGLFGVPLCLTWISALGKFFGGRAKRLGQFLTKRGVSLRKAQITCTAIFILWGVLVHLVIPPFVFMVTEEWNYIEGLYYSFITISTIGFGDFVAGVNPSANYHALYRYFVELWIYLGLAWLSLFVNWKVSMFVEVHKAIKKRRRRRKESFESSPHSRKALQVAGSAGSKDVNIFSFLSKKEETYNDLIKQIGKKAMKTSGGGERVPGPGLGPRGGGLPALPTSLAPLVVYSKSRVPSLEEVSQTLRSKGHMARPPDEEVEAGPTEQGSPTSEVFINQLDRISEEGELWNAQDYHPLIFQDTNITFVNEEAGVSDEETSKSSLEDNLAGEERPQEGATAEAPLNLGEFPSSDESTFTTSTESELSVPYEQLMNEYNKANCPKGT from the exons ATAGTATCTGATGCTGCAGGACAGGGCGTGGCCATCACAGGGAACCAGACCTTCAACAACTGGAACTGGCCCAACGCCATGATTTTTGCAGCCACGGTCATCACCACCATCG GGTATGGCAACGTGGCCCCCAAGACCCCCGCTGGGCGCCTCTTCTGTGTCTTCTATGGGCTCTTTGGGGTGCCGCTCTGTCTGACATGGATCAGTGCCTTGGGCAAGTTCTTCGGGGGACGTGCCAAGCGGCTGGGCCAGTTCCTCACCAAGAGAGGCGTGAGCCTG cGCAAGGCGCAGATCACGTGCACGGCCATCTTCATCTTGTGGGGCGTGCTGGTCCACCTGGTGATCCCACCCTTCGTGTTCATGGTGACGGAGGAGTGGAACTACATCGAGGGCCTCTACTACTCCTTCATCACCATCTCCACCATCGGCTTCGGCGACTTTGTGGCCG GTGTGAACCCCAGTGCCAACTACCACGCTCTGTACCGCTACTTCGTGGAGCTCTGGATCTAcctggggctggcctggctgTCCCTCTTCGTCAACTGGAAGGTGAGCATGTTTGTGGAGGTGCACAAGGCCATTAagaagcggcggcggcggcggaaaGAGTCCTTCGAGAGCTCCCCACACTCCAGGAAGGCCCTGCAGGTGGCGGGGAGCGCGGGGTCCAAGGACGTCAACATCTTCAGCTTTTTGTCCAAAAAGGAGGAGACTTACAATGACCTCATCAAGCAGATCGGGAAGAAGGCGATGAAGACCagcgggggtggggagcgggtCCCGGGACCGGGGCTGGGGCCCCGGGGGGGTGggctgccagccctgcccacctccctggcccCCCTAGTGGTCTACTCCAAAAGCCGGGTGCCCAGCTTGGAAGAGGTGTCCCAGACACTGAGGAGCAAAGGCCACATGGCGCGGCCCCCTGATGAGGAGGTCGAGGCGGGGCCCACTGAGCAGGGCTCCCCCACCTCTGAGGTGTTCATTAACCAGCTGGACCGCATCAGCGAGGAGGGCGAGCTGTGGAATGCCCAGGACTACCACCCGCTCATCTTCCAGGACACCAACATCACCTTTGTGAACGAGGAGGCTGGCGTCTCAGACGAGGAGACGTCCAAGTCCTCGCTTGAGGACAAcctggctggggaggagaggccccaggaggggGCCACGGCCGAGGCACCCCTGAACCTGGGCGAGTTCCCCTCGTCGGACGAGTCCACCTTCACCACCAGCACCGAGTCGGAGCTCTCCGTGCCTTATGAACAGCTCATGAACGAGTACAATAAGGCAAACTGCCCCAAAGGCACATGA